The Solanum dulcamara chromosome 2, daSolDulc1.2, whole genome shotgun sequence region TCAACTATCCTTCCCCTTTCTCCAAtgctttcaagaaaaccttgggGAAGTGCCTCTTCAAGGTTAACAACTTGTTCTCCACTTGGAAACCTTACAACCCATATGAAATGAACATTGCTAAGCTCTAACCCATGAGCTACCTCTTCCATTTCTTCCTTTGTCAAGACATACTCACTCCCAAATGAGACATACACAGTTGAATGTTCCTTTTTCTTCCCTAGCCATTGAATGAGTTCTGTTTCCTCCATATCCCCTGCATCTTCAAGATCTTGAATTACTACTCCAGTAGGCAGAATGTTTGCTCGTCCTATTTCAGAAAGATAATCTATGTACTTTGCATTTATTGCTCTAGAGCTGTTCAGCAGCATGATTCTCTCACCTTCTTCCTCCACTTCAAGCTCTATGTGACGCTCTATCTCTTGCTCATAATCCTTGAGATAGAGAGATGGGAAAGGGAATTCTGTTCCTGGTTTGAGCTGGAAATGGCCAAAATAACAACACGTAGCTGCACTTGTATTGCAAAATCTTATTGCTGGGATGTTGAGACTAGATGCAACCCTTGCTGCCCATGGTTGCATTATATCATAAACTAACACATCAGGTTTTTGATCTTTCAGGATTTGGTAAAATTGTGGTTTTTCCATCACAAGGGCTTTGTAGAGGGTAGAATGAAGATGCAGTGGGAGGCCATTTGTTGTGTGGTAATGTGGAGGAAGTTCAGGCAAGTCTGGTAAATGGAATTCCACTAGCTGAATTGAACAAGAGTACTTGTGTGGAATTTTTTTCTTGATGAAATTAAGATTAATGGGAGTTGAACACAAGTCAATGGAGAAGCTTCTATCTGAGAGTTTCTTGGCTAGCTCAAGGAAAGGTGTTAAGTGTCCATAAGCTAAGTAGGGAAACATTAGAACTCTCAGATTTGTTGTATGTTCTACAGCCATGATTTCTCTGTGTTATTTTTGTGTGCGCGCGCAAGTGATTGTTTGGGAAACTGATGCTCTTTATAGAATTATTAAAGGTCCTCCAGTGCACGAAGCATTTCTCGTTCAACACAGAATCTAGAGAAAGACCGCACCTCAATTTAGTAAGCAATCTACCCACGGAAACAACTTTACTGTCGCTTCAAGACTCAATAGTGGAGGAAAAATACGTtggagaagaaagaaaatgcATGTGTGTGGAAATCAGTGTATTCATACAGGTATGTCTGTGTATTTATTGGCCTTATAATCAGTGCATTCATACAGGTGTGTGTGTGAGATTGTTACTCCCTCCGTCTAACAATATTTGTCCACTATTGACTTTGCACAATTCTTaagaaactataaatagaaggataattttatcatatcaccctttaaatataataaatacaatatctTGAAAAATGTAATTGGGAAATGACTATTAATTAATGATAACGGTAAGTTAGGAACTAAGttaaaattatctcttgatttcataaattggataagtttatttttagtatagtggATAAGTAAAGATGGACAGAGGGAGTAGTTAATATGAAGCTCTTTAGAGGTTCAAGACGATGAGTCCCAACGCTAAATTTATTACTTGTAGGTTAGCACATTAAAGTTTAGATATTCGCAAATTATATAACAACTAATAAGGActataaattgtaatttttttcatatcaatatggTAAACTGTTAGTTAAAGTTCATGTTACTCTTGAGAAAAGAAAATGTGACTAAGCATTTGTGAAGAAGGGAAATATAGAACCTTCAAATAATGGCTAGATCTATTTGGTCACTGCTATAAGAAAGTTGCCGTAGTGACCTTTTCTTCACTATTTTCTgctttgttttttgtttttttgttttttgtaaaAGAAAGTGGACATTAATGCCTTAACATATGA contains the following coding sequences:
- the LOC129881087 gene encoding beta-D-glucosyl crocetin beta-1,6-glucosyltransferase-like, with the protein product MAVEHTTNLRVLMFPYLAYGHLTPFLELAKKLSDRSFSIDLCSTPINLNFIKKKIPHKYSCSIQLVEFHLPDLPELPPHYHTTNGLPLHLHSTLYKALVMEKPQFYQILKDQKPDVLVYDIMQPWAARVASSLNIPAIRFCNTSAATCCYFGHFQLKPGTEFPFPSLYLKDYEQEIERHIELEVEEEGERIMLLNSSRAINAKYIDYLSEIGRANILPTGVVIQDLEDAGDMEETELIQWLGKKKEHSTVYVSFGSEYVLTKEEMEEVAHGLELSNVHFIWVVRFPSGEQVVNLEEALPQGFLESIGERGRIVEGWAPQARILKHPSIGAFVSHCGWNSTLESIEFGVPIIALHMNFCSDQPMNARSVVENGVAVEIARDGNGKLHRGYIAETIKEVILGEKIGEDLRRKVNSLGENIRLLREEQMDGVAEVINQLCEKNQSKNAST